A genomic region of Chloracidobacterium sp. contains the following coding sequences:
- a CDS encoding ATP-dependent Clp protease ATP-binding subunit, which yields MFERYTERSRRVIFFARYEALQYGSQVIAPEHILLGLMREDKTLSARFFPFRHVLTVDTIRRDIEERITRRDRIPQSSELHLSAATKQILFYANDESRQLRNRHIGPEHLLLGIVREEKSIAAEILFGYGLRLQDVRDEMTRQSGIPGVLAATKENSKTPSLAEFTRDLTVEAAEGRLDPLIGREAELARITEILCRRTKNNPVLIGESGVGKTALVEGLAQRIVDRRVPTFLDNKRILMLDLSLVVAGTKYRGQFEERLKKIMTELKEAREAIVFIDELHTLVGAGSAEGTLDAANILKPALSRGDIQVIGATTPGEYRKSIEKDRALERRFQSVKIEPATEDEAIQIITGVVERYEAFHQLRYTKDALHAAVTQSNRYIADRFLPDKAIDVLDEAGARAKLRFQQEQQGEPSWKETVENWKRASANEDQLISYELRSLEDSFFAVEVTKDDVDEVIARWTGVPVASVKQQEAEKLLQIENALQTRIISQRPAISALARAIRRSRAGLKNPQRPVGSFLFLGPTGVGKTEVARSISEYLFGSERALIRFDMSEFMEKHSVSKFIGSPPGYVGHEEGGQLTEKLRRTPYSVVLFDEVEKAHPDLFNILLQVFEDGILTDAMGQTVDCKHAIFIMTSNLGARVIQKRASLGFQATADASRTALEEQVMQKVRETFQPEFINRLDEIIIFDELTNEDLHKILDLQITRLNTVVASRGLNVVLTEKAQKWLIDKACHDRKYGARPLKRALQKHLEDELSEALIQGHIADDTTVEVDAATDRLSLRELRPAVAVGTTQ from the coding sequence ATGTTTGAACGCTATACGGAGAGATCACGTCGGGTGATCTTTTTCGCACGTTACGAGGCTCTCCAGTACGGTTCACAGGTAATTGCGCCCGAGCACATTTTGCTTGGCTTGATGCGCGAGGATAAGACGCTGTCCGCGCGTTTTTTCCCGTTTCGTCACGTCCTCACCGTCGATACCATCCGCCGCGATATCGAGGAACGCATCACACGCCGCGACCGTATCCCGCAATCCTCCGAGCTTCACCTGTCGGCAGCGACCAAGCAGATACTCTTCTACGCGAATGACGAGAGCCGTCAGCTTCGCAATCGTCACATCGGCCCCGAGCACCTTCTGCTCGGCATCGTCCGCGAAGAAAAGTCCATCGCCGCCGAGATACTCTTTGGCTACGGCCTCAGGCTGCAGGACGTCCGCGACGAAATGACGCGCCAGAGCGGCATTCCCGGCGTGCTGGCGGCAACCAAGGAGAACTCAAAGACGCCGAGCCTTGCGGAGTTCACTCGCGACCTCACGGTTGAGGCCGCCGAGGGCCGGCTCGATCCGCTGATCGGCCGAGAGGCCGAGTTGGCTCGTATCACAGAGATCCTCTGCCGCCGGACAAAGAACAATCCCGTCCTCATCGGCGAATCCGGCGTCGGCAAGACCGCCCTCGTGGAGGGTCTCGCCCAACGCATCGTCGATCGTCGCGTGCCAACCTTTCTCGACAACAAACGCATCCTGATGCTTGACCTCTCGCTGGTCGTTGCGGGCACAAAGTACCGCGGGCAGTTTGAGGAGCGGCTCAAAAAAATAATGACCGAGCTCAAGGAGGCCCGCGAGGCGATCGTCTTCATCGACGAGCTTCATACACTGGTCGGCGCCGGCTCGGCCGAGGGCACGCTCGACGCGGCAAATATCCTCAAGCCGGCTCTCTCTCGCGGTGACATCCAGGTAATCGGTGCGACGACGCCGGGCGAATACCGCAAATCCATAGAAAAGGACCGCGCGCTCGAACGCCGCTTTCAAAGCGTCAAGATCGAGCCGGCGACTGAGGACGAGGCGATCCAGATCATCACCGGTGTCGTCGAGCGGTATGAGGCATTCCATCAGTTGCGATACACAAAAGATGCTCTGCATGCCGCAGTCACGCAATCGAACCGCTACATCGCCGACCGCTTCCTGCCGGACAAAGCCATCGACGTGCTCGATGAGGCCGGCGCGCGAGCAAAATTGAGATTCCAACAAGAGCAGCAAGGCGAGCCGTCGTGGAAAGAGACCGTCGAGAATTGGAAACGCGCATCGGCCAACGAGGATCAGCTGATCTCCTACGAGCTACGCAGCCTCGAAGACAGCTTCTTCGCCGTCGAGGTAACGAAGGACGACGTCGACGAGGTGATCGCACGCTGGACAGGCGTTCCCGTCGCGTCGGTCAAACAGCAAGAGGCCGAGAAACTGCTCCAGATCGAAAACGCGCTTCAGACGCGTATCATCTCGCAGCGGCCGGCGATCTCTGCCCTCGCGCGGGCGATCCGCCGCTCGCGTGCGGGCCTCAAGAATCCGCAGCGGCCTGTCGGCTCATTTCTCTTCCTCGGCCCGACCGGCGTCGGCAAGACCGAGGTCGCACGCTCGATATCCGAATATTTATTTGGCTCGGAACGCGCGCTTATTCGCTTTGACATGAGCGAGTTTATGGAGAAGCATTCGGTGTCAAAATTCATCGGCTCGCCGCCGGGCTACGTCGGCCACGAAGAGGGCGGCCAGCTCACCGAAAAGCTCCGCCGCACACCGTATTCCGTCGTGCTGTTTGACGAAGTCGAAAAGGCTCACCCTGACCTGTTCAATATTCTCCTTCAGGTTTTCGAGGACGGCATCCTGACCGACGCAATGGGCCAGACCGTGGATTGCAAGCACGCGATCTTTATAATGACGTCGAATCTCGGCGCACGCGTCATCCAAAAACGCGCCAGCCTCGGCTTTCAGGCCACCGCCGACGCCTCACGCACGGCGCTCGAGGAGCAGGTGATGCAAAAGGTCCGCGAGACCTTCCAGCCCGAATTCATCAATCGCCTCGACGAGATCATCATCTTTGACGAGCTTACAAACGAAGACCTCCACAAGATCCTCGACCTCCAGATCACACGCCTGAATACGGTCGTCGCGTCGCGCGGCCTAAATGTCGTCCTAACCGAAAAGGCCCAGAAATGGCTCATCGACAAGGCATGCCATGACCGCAAATATGGCGCCCGTCCCCTAAAGCGAGCTCTCCAAAAACACCTCGAAGACGAGCTCTCCGAAGCCCTCATCCAGGGCCACATCGCCGACGACACCACCGTCGAAGTCGATGCCGCCACCGATCGCCTCAGCTTACGCGAACTCCGCCCCGCAGTAGCAGTAGGCACAACACAATAG
- a CDS encoding site-specific DNA-methyltransferase, with product MPIKYVPYFPNTIDGQAILNNFVRTRRMLAYRDADKVEERIRRGMPLYEVEEIEKVNGGGDNLVIRGECVSACAYLKDQGIKVDLVYIDPPFASGADYAKKIYLRKNPKIAEALAAGEELEDDELKAFEEKMYGDIWHKEQYLNWMYENLVAIRSVMSETASIYVHLDWHIGHYVKILMDEVFGEDNFMNEIVWHYPGREMHISNKFNAKHDTLFLYGLAVDKRIDMSAVAIEHDRDARIKSLRRKIHKDEDGKEWVWETRGQATGQEPYKRYLDEIIEDGQALSDVWSDIPFLRGNHPERTGYATQKPPELVERIVKASSNEIREDGRKTVVADFFGGSGVASKVADDLGRSFIHVDTGTNSIQTARDGLLERNADFTVLDIQDGVSLFRNPAQTMDKLKELIHGLRNEDKLDSFWEGAIEDSKLGMIPVYVPNLLDHSTKVLDNVTMNRIIVEAMPDLPDGVRKVVVYYIDIDDRSALEEFIAKQNDLDITIELRDLKEVLDNIVLNDIAEYELRKTKDGYEVEFTSFVSDRLMQKIDEYNQKRELQMQKKRHLLVEVAEVGEVEEEPEGGFTKIEISDNGLELIEMVSLDCTNKEASWKSDSEIKIDKNSFVILDGKKTKDFWDGKIASKKKPLRLKVRSIAGDETIIDL from the coding sequence ATGCCCATAAAGTACGTTCCCTATTTTCCTAATACCATCGACGGACAGGCGATACTGAATAACTTTGTCCGCACGAGGCGCATGCTTGCCTATCGCGATGCCGATAAGGTCGAGGAGCGAATCCGTCGCGGGATGCCGCTGTATGAAGTCGAAGAGATCGAAAAGGTAAACGGCGGCGGCGATAATCTGGTCATTCGCGGCGAATGCGTCTCGGCTTGTGCATATCTCAAGGATCAGGGGATAAAGGTCGATCTCGTTTATATCGATCCGCCGTTTGCGAGCGGAGCCGATTACGCAAAAAAGATATACCTGCGGAAAAACCCAAAGATTGCCGAGGCGTTGGCCGCAGGCGAGGAACTTGAGGACGACGAACTAAAGGCGTTTGAAGAAAAGATGTATGGTGACATCTGGCATAAGGAACAATACCTAAACTGGATGTACGAAAACCTCGTCGCGATCCGCTCCGTAATGAGCGAAACGGCGAGTATCTACGTTCATTTAGATTGGCATATTGGACATTATGTGAAGATATTGATGGATGAGGTTTTTGGTGAAGATAACTTTATGAATGAGATCGTATGGCATTATCCCGGACGAGAGATGCACATTTCCAATAAGTTTAATGCGAAACATGACACATTGTTCCTATATGGCTTGGCCGTCGATAAGCGGATTGATATGTCGGCGGTTGCGATCGAACATGACCGAGACGCTCGAATCAAATCTCTCCGGCGGAAGATTCATAAAGATGAGGATGGTAAAGAATGGGTTTGGGAAACGCGCGGACAAGCCACTGGCCAAGAGCCGTACAAGCGTTATCTCGACGAGATAATTGAGGACGGGCAAGCATTGAGCGACGTTTGGAGCGATATCCCATTTCTTCGCGGTAACCATCCAGAAAGAACCGGCTACGCCACACAGAAACCTCCGGAATTAGTCGAACGCATTGTAAAAGCATCGTCCAATGAAATACGCGAGGATGGGCGCAAGACGGTCGTTGCTGACTTTTTTGGGGGAAGCGGCGTTGCTTCAAAAGTCGCCGATGATCTTGGTCGGTCGTTTATTCATGTGGATACCGGCACAAATTCAATTCAAACCGCGCGCGACGGGCTACTGGAACGAAACGCCGATTTCACTGTCCTTGACATCCAAGACGGCGTTTCGTTATTCCGCAATCCGGCGCAGACTATGGATAAGCTAAAGGAACTTATCCACGGTTTGCGTAATGAAGACAAGCTCGACAGTTTTTGGGAAGGGGCGATCGAAGACAGCAAGCTGGGCATGATACCGGTATATGTGCCGAACCTGCTTGACCATTCGACAAAGGTTCTCGATAACGTGACGATGAACCGCATCATTGTCGAAGCTATGCCCGACCTGCCCGACGGCGTCCGAAAGGTGGTCGTCTATTATATCGATATCGATGACCGGTCTGCCCTCGAAGAGTTCATCGCAAAGCAGAATGATCTCGATATCACGATCGAACTTCGCGACCTGAAAGAGGTCCTCGACAACATTGTTCTCAACGACATAGCGGAATATGAACTGCGAAAGACTAAAGACGGCTATGAGGTTGAGTTCACGAGCTTTGTCTCAGACCGCCTGATGCAAAAGATCGACGAATACAACCAGAAACGCGAGCTTCAGATGCAAAAGAAACGCCATCTGCTGGTTGAAGTTGCCGAGGTCGGAGAAGTCGAAGAAGAGCCAGAAGGCGGTTTTACAAAGATCGAGATCAGCGACAACGGCCTCGAACTTATCGAGATGGTATCGCTCGACTGCACCAACAAAGAAGCCTCGTGGAAGTCCGACTCAGAGATAAAGATAGATAAGAACAGCTTCGTTATCCTCGACGGCAAAAAAACAAAAGACTTCTGGGACGGCAAGATCGCCTCCAAGAAGAAACCTCTGCGACTAAAGGTCCGCAGCATTGCGGGTGACGAGACGATCATAGACCTTTAG
- a CDS encoding DEAD/DEAH box helicase family protein: MLNEIIFQKAKSWIDSPDCKVKEVISYIRARGFLREPQVEAIEVYLFLKLKGENKPLWQLLVEGFFSHGLDLANLQLTEDARQKLSDSVAARSIYEFVRKQAGNTTRTPSKEENLVANSIDTFDFAGAAKEVFYGVEYADYLLSLPMGAGKTFLMAAIMYLDLYFAQTEPENRLFAHNFLVLVPSGLKSSIVPSLKTIERFDPSWVIPEPAASNLKRQIKFEVLDEAKSATKSNKAKNPNVQKIARHQPFDDLMGLVMVVNAEKVILDRLKIDKQGHLFLEGETEKDELANELRSFIGKIPNLQIHIDEVHHATDSDIKLRQVVNGWNETGNTNSVLGYSGTPYLEKREKIVLDDKITLQSEQITNTIYYYPLIDAVRTFLKTPQIKFEEQGLNSLQIVEKGVKEFCEKYGKTRYEDGTMAKLAIYCGLIDRLEDEVFPFLTGEMGIDPESILRFHIGNKKHPTPPDAALEFKMLDDPSSKKQIVLLAQIGKEGWDCRSLTGVILSQSGDCPKNMVLQTSCRCLRQVGNDTEQTALVWLSHDNAKTLNDELGKKQKTSIAELNSAGKVKVGDSLERYSRIDHLKLPKVEFYQLNVEYETVVTESDADPAAKIAAIDAKDFHNAAIIATRNLADGEGVTTSVVSQWKGAAANFDRWRFSIFRDGFQAVSLDELRPFTDQLREIFESVTVETDGQRFFNDLHDIAAINSHIRLAFHSHRDLLTREEIIPASAQMLLVEKLSEIAKPRNYLPIEKDVDEILALDAKGVSVEEEIAKRRSDYDKAVELLRSQGLENMLPNVPNGYSMPVTNKDRTFHYLPYKFDSGFEKDFLETILGLQSVRDRNLEVYFNGDRDVTDFRIVCYSGEAKDRKRIGLYTPDFLIIERQDDKIFRVLILETKGSGFADQKAFILRRKFVETEFLKLNNEKFDYKKFDYLYLTDADDANENLVKLSNKIDQFFAA; encoded by the coding sequence ATGCTCAACGAGATCATTTTCCAAAAGGCCAAATCGTGGATCGATAGTCCCGATTGCAAGGTCAAAGAGGTCATTTCATACATTCGAGCCCGTGGCTTTCTTCGGGAACCGCAGGTCGAAGCGATTGAAGTGTATCTCTTCCTGAAACTCAAGGGCGAAAACAAACCTCTGTGGCAACTACTGGTCGAAGGATTCTTTTCGCACGGGTTGGACCTCGCTAACCTGCAATTAACGGAGGATGCTCGTCAGAAACTCTCGGATTCTGTTGCCGCTCGCTCTATCTATGAGTTTGTCCGAAAACAGGCCGGCAATACGACGCGGACGCCGTCAAAGGAAGAGAACCTTGTCGCGAACAGCATCGATACGTTTGATTTTGCGGGAGCTGCAAAAGAGGTTTTCTACGGTGTCGAATACGCCGATTATTTGCTTTCGTTGCCGATGGGAGCCGGGAAAACGTTCTTGATGGCCGCGATCATGTATCTCGACCTTTATTTTGCTCAGACCGAACCCGAGAACAGGCTGTTTGCTCACAACTTTCTTGTCCTGGTGCCTTCGGGGCTGAAATCCTCGATCGTGCCGAGTCTGAAAACCATAGAGCGTTTCGACCCGTCCTGGGTGATCCCAGAACCGGCGGCGTCCAATTTGAAACGCCAAATAAAGTTCGAAGTCCTTGACGAGGCCAAATCTGCGACCAAGAGCAATAAGGCGAAGAACCCAAATGTTCAGAAGATAGCGAGACACCAACCATTCGACGACTTGATGGGCTTAGTCATGGTCGTCAATGCGGAAAAAGTAATCCTTGACCGGCTCAAGATCGACAAGCAAGGCCATCTCTTCCTCGAGGGTGAAACGGAGAAGGATGAACTTGCCAATGAGTTGCGTTCTTTCATCGGAAAAATCCCAAACCTACAGATACACATTGATGAGGTCCACCACGCAACTGACTCAGACATCAAGCTTCGTCAGGTGGTAAACGGATGGAATGAAACAGGGAATACCAACAGCGTCCTTGGTTATTCCGGCACGCCATATTTGGAAAAACGCGAAAAGATCGTCCTTGACGACAAGATAACCCTACAGTCCGAACAGATAACCAACACGATCTATTACTATCCGCTCATTGACGCGGTTCGAACCTTCCTGAAAACGCCGCAGATCAAATTTGAGGAGCAGGGGCTAAACTCGCTACAGATAGTTGAAAAGGGTGTCAAAGAGTTTTGTGAGAAATACGGCAAAACGAGATATGAGGACGGAACCATGGCAAAGCTTGCGATCTATTGTGGACTGATCGACCGGCTTGAAGATGAGGTCTTTCCTTTTCTGACCGGCGAGATGGGCATCGATCCGGAATCGATCCTTAGATTCCATATCGGGAACAAGAAACATCCGACGCCGCCCGACGCCGCACTGGAATTCAAGATGCTCGACGATCCGTCGTCGAAAAAGCAGATAGTCCTACTCGCCCAGATCGGTAAAGAGGGCTGGGATTGCCGCAGCTTGACGGGCGTTATTCTCTCTCAGTCCGGCGATTGCCCAAAGAACATGGTCTTGCAGACGAGTTGTCGCTGTTTGCGGCAAGTCGGGAACGACACCGAGCAGACGGCGCTCGTATGGCTTAGCCATGACAATGCAAAGACCCTAAACGACGAGCTTGGCAAGAAGCAAAAGACCTCAATTGCCGAACTCAATTCCGCCGGAAAGGTAAAAGTTGGAGATTCGCTTGAGCGTTATTCACGGATAGACCATTTGAAACTACCAAAGGTCGAGTTTTATCAACTCAATGTCGAATACGAGACCGTGGTTACGGAGTCTGATGCCGACCCTGCCGCTAAGATAGCGGCGATAGACGCCAAGGATTTTCATAACGCCGCGATCATCGCCACTCGAAACCTTGCTGACGGCGAAGGTGTGACAACATCGGTTGTTTCACAATGGAAAGGCGCGGCCGCAAATTTTGATCGCTGGCGATTTTCGATCTTTCGGGACGGTTTCCAAGCCGTCTCATTGGATGAGTTGCGGCCCTTTACCGACCAGCTTCGGGAAATATTCGAGAGCGTCACCGTCGAAACGGACGGACAGCGGTTTTTCAATGACCTTCACGATATAGCGGCAATAAATTCGCATATCAGGCTCGCGTTTCATAGCCACCGCGATCTTTTGACTCGCGAAGAGATCATCCCGGCAAGCGCCCAGATGTTACTCGTTGAAAAGTTGTCGGAGATCGCCAAACCAAGAAACTATCTGCCTATCGAAAAGGATGTTGATGAGATCCTGGCCCTTGATGCAAAGGGCGTGAGCGTTGAGGAAGAAATAGCTAAACGTCGGTCGGATTATGACAAAGCTGTCGAGTTGCTGCGTTCGCAAGGGCTCGAAAATATGCTGCCAAACGTTCCTAATGGTTATTCGATGCCGGTCACGAACAAGGACCGAACATTCCATTATCTTCCGTACAAGTTCGACAGCGGCTTTGAGAAAGACTTTCTTGAAACTATCCTCGGCCTTCAGTCGGTGCGCGATAGGAACCTGGAAGTTTACTTTAATGGCGATAGAGACGTTACGGATTTCCGTATCGTTTGTTATTCGGGAGAGGCCAAGGATAGAAAGCGGATCGGCCTTTACACACCCGACTTCCTTATCATTGAGCGACAGGACGACAAGATATTTCGAGTGTTGATACTCGAAACAAAGGGCTCGGGTTTCGCGGATCAAAAGGCTTTTATTTTGAGACGAAAATTTGTCGAGACAGAGTTTTTGAAACTGAACAACGAGAAGTTCGATTATAAGAAATTTGATTATCTTTATTTGACCGATGCTGATGATGCGAATGAAAATCTGGTGAAGTTGAGCAACAAGATCGACCAGTTTTTCGCCGCGTAG
- the bamA gene encoding outer membrane protein assembly factor BamA has product MVKFSVPALCLLLLSVFAAAPVSAASDERPPARAAAAQQVVESVDIQGNRRLRDEDLLYYVKTRAGDVFDPAALERDLKELLSLNFFDKTATRVLVEDGIRGGVNVIFSVRELPIIRDLQFKGSKAISESDILKNFREKRVGISKESVYDPVKARGATRVLRELLAAKGYPNATITVQEEEVSATSIALIFNIDQGNRSRIVKIEFEGNDHFSDGELRGSMQYVKPTGLISRVKGMDILHLEKLQADLQRNVRAHMWSKGYFQARIGEPRVEGLGYKRTGFPILKAFPLPLVTSKDDTLRIIVPVTEGKVFRVGELKVEGNSIFSEQQILGYVGLKQGEIADGKRLQDAVFEDLKKVYGSQGFVQYTAEFDPQFKDNPAKPDEGIVDITITIEEGKQFQLRRLEFTGNTFTRDKVLRREFLLNEGDTYNQNFLEISLARLNQTQYFDPIDKDQDVEIRTDEEKGDVDLVVKVKEKGRQQISFNGGLAGIGGSFFGLEYSTNNLAGRGEVLSFSLGYGNRQRSIQFSYQEPYFRDRPIAVGLSVFASRYKFFGEGTFLTQNPDVLNDLFNPLGSVVTDEANLFTQSTYGANVFATAPLSEFFFKKRRFTQFSRIGLTYQFTATSIEDPEVNSLGDPAATIPVIYRQPNILTSRIVGTFAYDTRQPAANGIDTVGGRQLSLSFGFAGLGGDVRTYQPNVQYSQFIPVRNKKSKTPDVLAFRVLAGTIGTWSVKDKIRNANSLSFVGGVPIYERYFLGSENDIRGYDSRSIGPISPFDTYVTSRNVVVSANAAGTANTQTGLDDRTRDEIIAIGMLTGAGGTNPALYTRNFRFIGGDTEFLANVEYRRPLFGPATMAIFADVGSVFNLRKSGTQMINSEFLPDEQLIGAGRLTALALINTPVLESSFGSLLYYRDRVMTKTDFINEFCRGNRFGCPTALSPQVQQLFLRGEVQQNSLLRVDDAKFGKLNDFKSSVGVELRVQVPIVNVPFRLIYYFNPNGKFGLTEELPGIYLPGKRNGFRFTVGRTF; this is encoded by the coding sequence ATGGTAAAGTTCAGCGTTCCGGCCCTGTGTCTATTGCTCTTATCGGTGTTTGCGGCCGCGCCCGTCTCGGCCGCCTCTGACGAGCGGCCGCCGGCCCGCGCCGCAGCCGCACAGCAGGTCGTCGAGAGCGTCGATATCCAGGGAAACCGACGCCTCCGCGACGAAGACCTCTTGTATTACGTCAAGACCCGCGCGGGCGACGTCTTCGATCCTGCAGCCCTCGAACGCGACCTTAAGGAGCTGCTCTCGCTAAACTTTTTTGATAAGACCGCCACGCGCGTCCTCGTCGAGGACGGCATCCGCGGCGGCGTCAACGTCATCTTCTCGGTCCGCGAACTGCCCATCATACGCGATCTGCAATTCAAGGGATCAAAGGCCATCAGCGAATCGGACATCCTCAAGAACTTTCGCGAAAAACGCGTCGGCATCTCAAAGGAATCCGTTTATGACCCTGTAAAAGCCCGCGGCGCAACGCGCGTCCTGCGCGAGCTGCTGGCCGCAAAAGGCTATCCGAACGCCACGATCACCGTCCAGGAAGAAGAGGTCTCGGCCACCTCGATCGCCCTGATATTCAATATCGATCAGGGCAATCGCTCGCGTATCGTCAAGATCGAGTTTGAGGGCAATGACCACTTCAGCGACGGCGAACTGCGTGGCTCGATGCAATACGTCAAGCCGACCGGCCTCATCTCGCGTGTCAAAGGGATGGACATCCTTCATCTCGAAAAGCTCCAGGCCGACCTCCAGCGCAACGTCCGCGCCCATATGTGGTCAAAGGGCTATTTTCAGGCCCGCATCGGCGAACCGCGCGTCGAGGGCCTAGGCTATAAACGCACGGGATTCCCCATTCTAAAAGCGTTTCCCTTGCCGCTCGTCACGTCAAAGGACGACACGCTGCGTATCATCGTCCCCGTCACCGAGGGTAAGGTCTTTCGCGTCGGCGAGCTAAAGGTCGAGGGCAATTCTATCTTTTCCGAGCAGCAGATCCTCGGCTACGTCGGCCTCAAACAAGGCGAGATCGCCGACGGCAAACGCCTGCAGGACGCAGTCTTTGAAGACCTAAAGAAAGTTTACGGCTCGCAGGGATTCGTGCAGTACACGGCCGAGTTTGACCCGCAGTTCAAGGACAATCCCGCAAAACCCGACGAAGGCATCGTTGACATCACTATCACCATCGAGGAGGGCAAACAGTTCCAACTGCGGCGACTCGAGTTTACGGGAAATACGTTCACGCGCGACAAGGTGCTGCGGCGCGAATTCTTACTAAACGAAGGTGATACATATAACCAGAACTTCCTCGAGATATCGCTGGCTAGACTGAATCAGACGCAGTATTTTGACCCGATCGACAAGGACCAGGACGTTGAGATCCGGACCGATGAAGAAAAAGGTGATGTTGACCTCGTCGTTAAGGTTAAAGAAAAAGGCCGACAGCAAATCTCATTCAACGGTGGCCTCGCCGGTATCGGCGGATCGTTCTTTGGGCTGGAATACTCGACAAACAACCTCGCCGGCCGCGGTGAGGTGCTCTCATTCAGCCTCGGCTATGGCAATCGGCAGCGGAGCATTCAATTCAGTTATCAAGAACCGTATTTTCGTGACCGCCCGATAGCTGTTGGACTTTCGGTATTTGCCAGCAGATATAAGTTCTTTGGCGAGGGCACATTCCTGACTCAGAATCCGGACGTGCTCAACGACCTATTCAATCCCTTAGGCTCGGTCGTGACGGATGAGGCCAACCTGTTTACGCAGAGCACCTATGGTGCGAATGTTTTCGCAACAGCACCGTTGTCTGAGTTCTTTTTTAAGAAACGTCGCTTCACACAATTCTCTCGTATCGGCCTGACGTACCAGTTCACGGCCACGAGCATCGAAGATCCCGAAGTAAATTCGCTCGGCGACCCCGCTGCGACGATACCGGTCATTTACCGTCAGCCAAACATTCTTACAAGCCGCATCGTTGGGACCTTTGCTTACGACACTCGGCAGCCAGCAGCAAACGGTATCGATACGGTCGGCGGAAGACAACTGTCGCTCTCGTTCGGTTTTGCAGGCCTTGGCGGAGACGTACGGACCTACCAGCCGAATGTTCAATATTCGCAGTTCATTCCGGTAAGGAACAAGAAGTCGAAAACTCCGGACGTGTTAGCTTTTCGCGTTCTGGCGGGAACGATCGGCACATGGTCAGTCAAGGACAAGATCCGTAACGCTAACTCGCTCTCGTTCGTGGGCGGTGTCCCGATCTATGAACGCTATTTCCTGGGCAGCGAGAATGATATTCGCGGATATGATTCCCGGTCGATCGGTCCGATCTCACCGTTCGACACCTATGTGACGAGCCGTAACGTGGTCGTAAGCGCGAACGCAGCCGGAACCGCAAACACTCAGACCGGCCTCGACGACCGCACGCGAGACGAGATCATAGCGATAGGTATGCTGACCGGTGCAGGCGGCACCAATCCCGCTCTCTACACACGCAACTTCCGATTCATCGGCGGTGACACCGAGTTCCTTGCGAATGTCGAATACCGTCGGCCGCTGTTCGGGCCCGCAACGATGGCGATCTTCGCGGACGTCGGCTCTGTATTCAACCTACGAAAGTCGGGAACGCAGATGATCAACAGCGAGTTCCTACCTGACGAGCAGTTGATCGGTGCCGGCCGCTTGACCGCGTTGGCATTGATCAATACGCCGGTTCTCGAGAGCAGCTTTGGCAGTCTTTTGTATTACCGCGACCGCGTGATGACAAAGACGGATTTCATCAATGAGTTTTGTCGAGGAAACCGCTTCGGCTGTCCGACAGCCCTTTCGCCGCAGGTTCAGCAACTGTTTCTTCGCGGCGAAGTTCAGCAGAACTCATTGTTGAGGGTAGACGACGCAAAGTTTGGCAAGCTCAATGATTTCAAGTCTAGTGTCGGTGTAGAGCTCCGCGTGCAAGTCCCAATTGTCAATGTGCCGTTTCGCCTGATCTACTATTTCAACCCTAATGGCAAGTTCGGCCTTACAGAAGAATTGCCCGGAATTTATCTCCCCGGAAAACGCAATGGATTCCGTTTCACGGTGGGAAGGACATTTTAG
- a CDS encoding OmpH family outer membrane protein has protein sequence MNRIKYFAAGGVFTALFAVSAFAQGGNTTTTKIGWIITAAFGDDKEGITKYVNAEKALDAEMKPRLTELQTLQTRMQSLSEEIKKMSGNPAVPVDQKTIAAKQDEGQRLQREYEFKQKEAQAAYGKRREEVMAPISTNIFQALQEYAKKNGYTAVIDISTLGAADQPSPLLFLEPAADITKAFIAYYNTRPATTASTTPARQP, from the coding sequence ATGAACAGGATAAAATATTTTGCTGCCGGCGGTGTCTTTACGGCCCTCTTCGCTGTTTCGGCGTTCGCTCAGGGTGGAAATACTACGACGACCAAGATCGGCTGGATAATCACGGCTGCGTTTGGCGATGATAAAGAAGGGATAACTAAGTATGTGAATGCGGAAAAGGCCCTTGACGCCGAGATGAAGCCTCGTTTGACGGAACTGCAGACCCTGCAGACGAGGATGCAGTCGCTGTCGGAGGAGATCAAGAAGATGAGCGGCAATCCTGCCGTTCCCGTTGACCAGAAGACGATCGCTGCTAAACAGGACGAGGGACAGCGGCTCCAGCGTGAGTATGAGTTCAAGCAAAAGGAAGCCCAAGCCGCCTACGGAAAGCGCAGGGAAGAGGTAATGGCCCCGATATCGACTAACATCTTTCAGGCACTCCAGGAGTATGCCAAAAAGAATGGCTACACGGCCGTTATCGATATCAGTACGCTTGGGGCGGCGGACCAGCCGAGCCCCTTATTGTTTCTTGAACCGGCGGCGGATATTACCAAGGCATTCATAGCCTATTACAACACGCGTCCCGCCACTACGGCATCGACGACGCCGGCCAGACAGCCATAA